The nucleotide sequence CGACACTTTTGTCTTTTGCCCAGATGCAGAATTTTTTCCTGAGTTTGACATACACCCACAAATGGCCTTACTACTTTTGGTCGCACATGGACGTCGTAGCCTACGCCTACGAAGACGGGAAGCCCGGTCTGAGCGGGAAATACAACGAGAAGAACTACAAATCCCTGTACGAACTCGCTCTTGTTGCGCTGAAGGAAGCAAGAGAGAAGGATGATAGGTGGGGAATCAGGTTTTTTGCTTATGACCATCTCGCGCTGGTGAACCCAGCTGCGTTTGAGGATGTAGGAGGATGGGATACGCATATCCCTTATTACATGACTGATTGTGATATGCACTCCAAGTTGATTATGAGGAACTGGACGCAGAAGGATGCCAAGGCCGGGATTATTACCGATGTGGCGAGCGCGCTGGCGGATTTGAGTGTTTTGTATAGACTGGAGGGGGGGCCGGAGCCGAGTTTTGTTGATCCAAATCCGCCTCCgccgaagaaggaggaaaaggagaagagggggaagagtAGGATTAAGAGGGTGGGttatggggaggatggggggcCGTTGCCGGCGGATAGAGataagagggaggaggatccgAATTGGAGGAAGTGGAGGAATTTGGTTATTACGGCTGATAAGCAGTTtcgtgagttttttttttctttttggtcttGCGATGTTGGGATGGAGGACTGACTTCAGGTAAATTAAACAGAACATAAACATGGGGATAGGGAGAGGAATACTTGGCAACTTGGGCAGcagggtgggaagggggagccGTTTTATTATCCGGCCGTTGGGTTGGCGAAGTCGATTGAGCTGATGACGGAGACGGGAAGGGAGGTTTTCAGGCAGA is from Podospora pseudopauciseta strain CBS 411.78 chromosome 5 map unlocalized CBS411.78m_5.2, whole genome shotgun sequence and encodes:
- a CDS encoding uncharacterized protein (EggNog:ENOG503P0QR), whose amino-acid sequence is MLISMPSPRQLITILSVALASLLILSLIIPSSRDTVRDLVREKLPGVDNKPSSNNEEKRPKYKPTPTYTPPPVKENFPLLATSTPPPIPKWNVPPPDLHKEYDLPVAPPLLIGFTRTWPLLQQAVVSYITAGWPPSQIYVVENTGVQQSNVRGQLSLQNPFYLNHAALKKLGVNVVTTPTLLSFAQMQNFFLSLTYTHKWPYYFWSHMDVVAYAYEDGKPGLSGKYNEKNYKSLYELALVALKEAREKDDRWGIRFFAYDHLALVNPAAFEDVGGWDTHIPYYMTDCDMHSKLIMRNWTQKDAKAGIITDVASALADLSVLYRLEGGPEPSFVDPNPPPPKKEEKEKRGKSRIKRVGYGEDGGPLPADRDKREEDPNWRKWRNLVITADKQFQHKHGDRERNTWQLGQQGGKGEPFYYPAVGLAKSIELMTETGREVFRQKWGHRGCDLVSGAKLKYDDAWMVEKDW